In the Nicotiana tabacum cultivar K326 chromosome 16, ASM71507v2, whole genome shotgun sequence genome, one interval contains:
- the LOC142170316 gene encoding uncharacterized protein LOC142170316, with translation MSPFKALYGYEPPMPTFELVAHTKVDSVDHLLRERQLMDKMLKDNLIRAQNRMKHFADNRRSEKKFEVADWVFLKLQPYRQSSVALRRNLKLSARFFGPYEDPPYCTNDGRILTEPISILERRMIKKGNRAVVQWLVQWANLPPEEATWEDPAFIHFQFPGFNP, from the exons ATGTCTCCTTTTAAGGCTCTCTACGGTTATGAGCCTCCAATGCCCACATTTGAATTGGTGGCTCATACCAAAGTTGATTCTGTGGATCACTTATTGAGGGAGCGTCAACTGATGGATAAAATGTTGAAGGATAATCTAATTCGGGCACAAAATCGAATGAAACATTTTGCCGATAATAGAAGAAGTGAGAAGAAATTTGAAGTAGCTGATTGGGTCTTCCTGAAATTGCAGCCTTACCGACAAAGTTCAGTAGCATTGCGGCGCAATTTGAAGCTTTCAGCTAGATTTTTCGGACCTTACGAG GACCCTCCTTATTGCACAAATGATGGGAGAATTCTGACTGAGCCAATATCCATTTTAGAACGAAGAATGATCAAGAAAGGAAATCGGGCAGTGGTACAATGGTTAGTTCAGTGGGCAAACTTGCCGCCAGAGGAAGCTACATGGGAGGATCCTGCATTTATTCATTTTCAATTTCCGGGATTTAATCCATGA